A window of Hydrogenophilus thermoluteolus genomic DNA:
AGCCGTTCAGGTTCGATACCATCGACCAGAAGTTGCAACCCTTTGCGCACGAACGGGTCGGTTTCGCTCGCGATTTTGATCTCCAGCGCCAACAACCCTTCACGGCGCGCGGTACGCCCCCATTCCACCGCTTTGGCGATCCACTCCTCGGGGTCGCTCACCGGCGTGCGAAAGAGCCACCCCAACATTTTGAGCGCATCGACGAAAATCGGCCACGGCGTTTGAACGAAAAGCGCCGCGAAAGTCCCACCGAAGACGATGAGAAACGCACCGAACTGGACGAGCGAAAGGGGGTGCCCCCCTTCGACGACGAAACCGCCGACGATCGCAACCAACCCAAGCAGCAAGCCGACGACCGTGGTGAAATCCTTCATCCGCTCGCTCCCGGATCGTCCTTGGCGGCTTGCTTACGCGGCCGGCCACGCCGCTTTCCTGCCGCGGCCGATTGTCCCAAAAGCTGCGCGCGGATGCGCGCAATCGCCGACGAGAGGATTTGCGAGACGCGCGATTCGCTCACCTCGAGCACCGCGCCGATCTCTTTGAGGTTGAGTTCGTGTTCGTAGTAAAGCGCGAGCACCGTCTGTTCGCGTTCCGGCAGTTGCGTGATCGCGTGCGCGATCCGGGATTGCAATTCCCGCCGTTCGGCGAGCGCTTCCGGATTGGCCGAATCGTCGCCAAGGTGGCGCTCGAGGAAATGCGCCGCTCCGGATCGCCCCTGGTCCTCATCGATCAGGTCGTCGTAGTAGAGAACCGCATGGCCTTGCGCCGCGGAAAGGGTCGCAAAATAGTCTTCAAGTGACCAGCCGAGCGCATCGGCCACTTCCGCGTCCGACGGTTGCCGTCCCAATTGGTGGGTGAGCCGCTCGATCGCCGCTTCGACCTCGCGCATCGCCTGCCGCACCGAACGGGGCACCCAGTCGTTGCCGCGCAGCGCGTCGAGCATCGCACCGCGTACCCGCGCCACCGCGTAGGTTTCGAACTGCGCGTCGTCCTGGACTTCGTAGCGTTCGATCGCCTCCAGTAGCCCCATCATGCCGTACTGGATGAGATCGTCAAGCATGATGTTGGCGGGCAGTCGCGCAGCGAGCTGCATCGCCATCCGCTTGACCATCGGGGCGTAGTGTTGGACCAGTTGGTTGACGTCACGTGTGGTTTTTCCCGCCATACCCCACCATTTTGGATCGGGCGCATCCCGACAGCCGACGAAAAATGCGCGGTCGAGCTGTGCCAGCCACCGAGCGCGCGCAGAACCGCTAGCGTTCTTTTTACCACAACGCGGCGGGGATAGGGTCACACTCACGCGGCTACGCCCTCCGCCGGCCAAAAGGTATCGAGTAATGCTAATGGCGCGGCTTGCCAAACGGGTAACGAGGTTTGGCGCACGATCGCGCGCTGCAGGTGGGCAAGGAAGCGGGCCGCTTCGCGCAGATCGGCGCCGTCGGCAAGGAGCGTGATGCGATCGACCCCCAGATGGACGAGTTCGCGCGCCCGCTCGAGCGCCGCCCGCCACCCGCTGCCGCTCACCTCCGCCAAGAGCCAATGGCGCGGGGTGGAGGTCAGCCACCACGACGCGTCGGCAACGCTTGCCCCACCGCCAAAGAGAACCACCACGTCGTAACGCCGCGCGTGGTGCTCGAATGCGGCAAAGAGCCGTTCGCGCTGGGTTTCGTCGAGAAGCGGAAGCGCCACTGCCGCGGCTTTCAGGTTGAGGTACCCCCACCCTTGACGCAAGGTGAGATCGAAGCGTTGCCGTGGGGATTGCGTCTGCAACACCAACAACAGGTCTGCGGGTCGCCCCACGCCGCGCGCTTCGGGCAACGTTACCGAAGCGGTTGCTTCATCCGCAAGCAGCGCCCGGCCGCTCACCGTGACCAGACGCGCCATGAACCGTTCCGTCATCCGGGCCCAGTCGCGCCCCGCGGCATAGAGGCTATGCATCGCCGGGGGTTCGCGGCGAAACCAGCGCCGTAGCGTCGCTGCTTGATCGTCATGTCGCCACATCCTGCACCTCCGTCATGCACTGGCCGCGTGCGCCAACCACAGTGCCGCATCGTCTGCCGCAACCCGCCACGGCGCCTCTTCGCCGCGATTCACGCGAAAGGCGCGGTCGAGCAGATAGGCGCGATTCGGCAGATGGAGATCTTCGGGTACCCGCTGGCCGTTGGCCACGTAATGCACCAGAAGACGATGGCGCACGACCACGTCGACTGCAGCAGCGAGCGAGACCGCTTCGTCCGTTTTGGTGATGATCGCGCCCGCCAGCCCTTCCCCACCGAACGCCCGCACGACATCATCGAGCGTATCGCCTCGGCTCGCTGCGTTGAGACAGAGCAACCGTTTGACGACACCGCCCCCGGAAAGCATCGCGATCTGTTGCGCGACCGCTTTGTCGCGCTGGCTCAGCCCCACCGTGTCGATCAAGACGATGTGTTTGGTCGCCAGCTCTTGGAGGGTCAACCGCAGGTCTTGCGCGTCGCGCACCGCGAAGACCGGCACCCCCAGAATGCGTCCGTAGATGCGCAACTGCTCTTGCGCTCCGATCCGAAAACCGTCGGTGGTGATCATCGCCACGCGCGCGGCACCGAGCTGCACCACGCAGCGCGCGGCGATCTTCGCAGTAGTGGTGGTCTTGCCGACCCCCGTCGGCCCCACGATCGCATAGACCCCGCCTTTGGCGATCAATTCGTCGTCGTCACCGACCACCGCCAAACGCGCGCCAAGCCGCGCTTTCGCGGCCTCCCGCGCCGCGTCGGCCTCGGCGTGCGCTTCGATCTTGTCGCAGATCGCGCGCGCCAACGCCGGGGAAAAACCGGCGTCGAGCATCTCACCCAACACACGCGCGCGCCCCGGCGCTTTGCGGATCGCTTCGTTCCACGCAAACCCTGCCAGCTGCTGCTCGATGAGCGCGCGCACCTGCTGCAATTCACGCGCGAGCAGCGCATTCTGTTCGTGCAACGTCTCGATCTGTTGCGTCACCGTCGGGGACACCGCTGCCGCCGACGGTGGTTCCGGCTCAGCGACACTCCGTCCCGCGTCGCGCCCGAGCCGCTTCTGCAACGCTTCGAGCCCTGCTTTGACCCGCGCCGCTTCGCCGGCAGCGGCAACATCCTCTTGCCGCGCCGCGTAGTCTGCGGTGACGATGCGGGGCGGTTCGAACGGGCGGATCGTTTTGGGTTTCGGCGCACTGCTTTGCTTGACCGATGCCGCGGGGGGAGGTGATGATGCGATTTCGCTTGCGGGCATCGCGATGATCTCGACGCCACCGGGCACCGAGCGGTTCGCGAGTACGATCGCGTCCTCCCCCAGTTCTGCTTTGACCAGTTTCAGGGCTTCGCGCGCGGTGGCAGCTCGAAACTTTTTCACGTTCATGGTGGTCGCACTCCTTCACTTCGTGCGGTCTTACCGCCATTATCGCGGCGAAACCAGGAAATCGACGTGAAGAGAAGGCGGGGAAAACCGCCGCAATTTCGGCGCTATGCGGCCCCGATCATCTCGACGATCTCGATCCCACGGTTGTCGGGCATCTCGGCGTGCGACAACACCCGCAACATCGGGACCGATCGCTTCAGGAAGCGCGCAAGCAACCAGCGCAATTGGGGCGGGACGAGGAGGATCGGCGCTTTGCCGCTCTGCTCCATCCGCTGCGCGGCTTCGGAAATCCGGCGCAGCAGCGTATCGGCAAGCCCCGGTTCGATCGCTCCTTGCGCCGCCCCGCTCACCGCTTGCGACAGCACCCGTTCGAGCCCCGGATCGAGCACCAGCACCGGCACTTTCTGCTGCCCCGGCACGAGCGACTGCACGATCGCGCGCCCGAGCGCCTCCCGCACCCGGCTGGTGAGTTCGTACGGATCTTGCGTCTTCGGCGCATGTTCGGCGAGCGTCTCCAGGATCGTGCGCAGGTCGCGGATCACCACCCCCTCTTCGAGCAGCAACTGCAGCACTTTGTGCAGCAGCGTCACCGTCACGAGCGACGGCACCACGTCTTCGACCAGTTTCGGCGCCTCTTGCTTGAAGCGATCGAGAAGCGCCTGCACCTCTTCGCGCCCCAGCAGCTCTGCTGCGTGGTCGACCAGAATCTGGTTGAGGTGGGTGGCAACCACGGTCGCGGCATCGACTACGGTGTACCCCAACGCGTACGCCCGTTCGCGTTGCGCGGCGTCGATCCACATCGCCGGCAAACCAAACGCCGGGTCGGTCGTTTCGCGTCCTGAGAGCGGCCCGGTCACCTGCCCCGGATTGATCGCCAGATATTGGCCAGGGAAGACCTCGGCGCTCGCGATTTCGACCCCTTTGACGATCACGCGGTAGACGTTCGGTTTGAGCTCCAGGTTGTCGCGAATGTGAACGGTGGGGGGCAAAAAGCCCACCTCTTGCGCAAAGCGCTTGCGCAGCCCGCGAATCCGTTTGATCAGTTCGCCCCCTTGTTGCGGGTCGACAAGCGGGATCAGCCGATACCCCACCTCCAACCCCAGCACGTCCACCGGCTGCACATCGTTCCACGTTGCCTCGACCGTCTCTTCGGTGGGCGGAGGCGGCGCGGTTCGCGCCGCTGCCGCGGCTTTCGCGGCTTCGTGCTGCCAGCGCTTCCACGCCAGGAACCCGAGCCCGCCTGCGATGAGCAGAAAAACCAGATTCGGCATCCCCGGGATCGTCCCCAGCAGCCCGACGATCGCCGCCGCAATCATCAGGACCGGCGGTTTGCTGAAGAGCTGCCCCAAGAGCTGGCCACCCACGTCTTCCTCTTGTTCCTCTTCTGCGACGCGAGAGACCACCATCCCCGCGGCGATCGAAATCATCAACGAGGGAATCTGCGCCACCAACCCGTCACCGATCGTCAGCAGCACGTAGGTGTCGATCGCGCGGCCAAAATCCATACCGTGGCCGATCGTCCCCACCGCGAGTCCCCCCAGCACGTTGATCAGCGTGATGAGGATGCCTGCGACCGCGTCGCCGCGCACGAATTTCGACGCACCGTCCATCGCACCGTAGAATTCGGCCTCTTTCTGAATCTCGCGGCGGCGACGACGCGCCTCGGCTTCGTCGATCAGACCCGCGTTGAGGTCGGCGTCGATCGCCATCTGCTTTCCGGGCATCGCGTCCAACGTAAACCGCGCGCTCACCTCGGCGATCCGTCCGGCCCCTTTGGTGACCACGGCAAAGTTGATGATCACCAAAATCACGAAGACCACCACGCCGATTGCGGTGTTCCCACCCACCAGGAACTGTCCGAACGACTCGATCACCTTACCGGCGGCGTCGGGCCCGGTGTGCCCTTCCAAGAGCACCACGCGGGTAGACGCGACGTTGAGCGAAAGGCGCAAGAGTGTCGTCACCAACAGCACCGCCGGGAATGCCGCGAATTCAAGCGGACGCTGCACGTACATCCCCACCAGCAGCACCACGATGCTCATCGCGATGTTGAAGGTAAACATCACGTCGAGGAAGAAGGGGGGTAGCGGCAGCACCATCATGGTGAGCACGAGGAAAATGAAGACCGGCGCTGCCAAGAGCTTGAGTTTCGTCGGCGTCAGGAAACGGCGCCAGTCGAGCGCGGCAAGGTTCATCGGGCTCGCCACTTAGCTTCTCCTCACGAAGGCTTCGGTTGCTTCCTCAGGGGGTGGTACATAGAGCGGTTCGGGAATCTCCAGCTCTGGCGGCAATTCCGGTTTCGGGCCGCCACGCGCCATCCATTGGTCGAGCTGATAGACATACGCCAACACTTCCGCTACCGCAAGATAGAGCCCGGCGGGAATCGCTTCCCCCACTTCGGTATGGACATAGAGCGAACGCGCGAGCGCTGGCGCCTCGACACGCGGCACTGCATGCGCTTCGGCCAATTCGCGGATTTTGAGCGCGACCGCGCCGCGCCCCTTCGCGACGACCACCGGTGCCGCCATCTTCTGCGGTTCGTAGCGCAACGCTACCGCGAAATGGGTCGGGTTGGTCACCACGACGGTCGCTTTCGGCACCTCGGCCATCATCCGCCGCCGCGCCATTTCACGCTGCACCGCACGGATACGCCCTTTGACCTGCGGATCCCCTTCCAGCTCTTTGTGTTCGCGCTTGACCTCCTCTTTCGTCATCCGCAGGTTCTTGGTGTAACTCCACAGCTGATACGGCACGTCGGCTGCGGCGATCAGCGCGATCGCACCCACCAACCACAGCGCATCCCAACCGATCGCGTCGACGAATTGGGCCGCGGCGTGTTCGAGCGGCATGCGGATGAGCGCGAGTACCCGGTCGGTTTCCGAAGTGAGCGTCCACCAGGCCACTACGCCCACCAGTACCGTCTTCGCCACCGCTTTGGCGAGTTCCACCAGCCCATTGAGCGAAAAGACCCGTTTGATCCCCTGCATCGGATTCAAGCGGCTCCATTTCGGCGCGAGCAGTTTGGGTACGAACAGAAACCCGCCGACCGCGACGTGCCCCGCCACGGCAGCAACCAGCAGAAAGAGAAAGAGCGGCGTCAACGCGAGCAACGTCTCTTTGACCACGTACGGCAACAGCGCAAGGAGCGTCGTCACCTCGAACGCGCGCTCGGTTCCGAACGACCACACGGCCTGGACCAAACGGGCGATGCGCTCCCCCATCCAGCTACCGGTGACCATCAGCACCGAAACGCCTACCAGCAACACCAAGAAAGAGGCCAGTTCCCGCGACTGGGGAATTTGCCCCTCTTCCCGCGCCTGCTCGATCCTTCGCGCAGACGGCTGTTCGGTCTTTTCGAGGTCGCTCTCTTCGGCCATCGCGCCGCTCACCTGCTTCGACAGGCTCCATTATCACGGCGCCGCGCGTGTCGCATCACGGAGAAAACGAGGCAAAAAAGCGGCTATTTGTCGATTGCGTCGAGCCCGTGGATGCGCATACCGACGACGATACCCCGTTCCCGAAACCAGCCGCCGGGCATTTCGAGCGCCCAGCGTACCGGTTGTGCGGCGCAGTGGGGCGTCAGCGTATGGGGTGCCATCTCGGCGATATTGACGATGCGGCCAGCATCGTCGAGAAACGCCACCGCGAGCGGCAACGGGGTGTTTTTCATCCACATGCAGTGGCGGTCAGGAAACGGAAAGCGAAAGAGCATCCCGTGATTGGGCGGCAGTACTGTGCGAAACATCAACCCCTGTTCCCGTGCGCGTTGCGTCGCTGCCAATTCCGCAGTGATCTGATAGAGCCCAGCGCGCAGTGTCACCCGAGGCAACGGGGGATCGGCGATCACCGTACCGCTCCAGCCGCTCAACCAACCCAACACAGCGAAACAGACTACCCATCCCGCGCGGCGCGCACGCGCTGCAAACCCCCAACCGAAAACCATCGCACCTCCTCGCGCCAACCTGCGCACCGTTTCATTCCAAGTTTATACTGCACGGCATGAACCCCACCGTCTCATCACCCCGAAACCGCCTTCGGGCTCGGTGGTACCGCATCCTTGAAAGTACTCAAAAGCGAATGCAAAGAAACACGCTCGTGCCCGCACTGTGGCAAACCCCTTACTGGGCGCACACCGCAGCAAGAGGTTTCGCCACCGCAATGACTCACAACCGTGAGCCGACCGCACCCCGCTTCACAATGCGCCATTCGCCCGGCTGAAGCCGCAAGTTGCGCAGATCGTAAGGGCCGATTGCAATGCGGACGAGCCTGAGCGTCGGAAACCCCACCGCTGCGGTCATCCGCCGCACCTGGCGGTTACGCCCCTCGCGGAGCGTCAGTGCGATCCAACTCGTCGGCACGCTTTTGCGAAACCGCACCGGCGGCACACGCGGCCACAGATCCGGCGGCACGATTCGCACCGCGTGCGCGGGCAGGGTCACCCCATCCTTGAGGCGAACGCCGTGACGCAGTTGCGCGAGCGCCGCGTCACTCACCTCCCCTTCGACCTGGACCCAATAGGTCTTCGGCCATTTGAAGCGGGGGTCGCTGATCCGCGCCTGCCACGGGCCGTAATCGGTGAGCAGCAAAAGCCCCTCGCTCTCTTTGTCGAGCCGCCCGGCTGGATAGACGTTGGGAACGGGCACGTACGCCCGCAATGTCGCTTCCGGCGGTTCCCCGGAAAATTGGCTAAGCACCCCGTACGGTTTGTTGACCGCAATCAAAATCGGCACGATTTTTTTGGCAACCAAGAAAGACGCGCAGTAGAATAACAAGAAACGACAATGGAATCCACGCGATGACGCCCCCAACCTCCCCCTGGCTTCGCCGCTTGCCCGGCAGCCGCAAAGCCCCCGCCGGTTTGGAATGGAAGCTATTCAAACGCCTGCCGCGCTGGTTTGCTGGAGGATTGCTGGCGTGTGCATTGCCACCACTCATCGCGCGGTGGTGGTATGCCGATCTGGGACCGGCCGCGGAAAAATACCTCAACACAGTGGATATCCTCACGCTCGCAGCACTGGTGCTCCACGTCATCATCGTCTTCACGGTGGGGTTCGGCTGCTTGGTGGTAATCATCATGAAAGGGCACGGCTATGTTGCCGATGGCATCGAGGTGCCTTCGAGCCGCGAAGACGACCTCGCCGACTTGCGCGCACGCGAAGCGTTGAAACGGGACACCATCCTCCACAAACCACAAAACGGACGATGATCCCGGCCGAGTTCGTCACGCTGCTCTTTTCCGCAGCCAGCATCGAGCGCTGGAACGACCATCCACGCCCGATGCCTTTCACGGAGCTCGACAAGCAAGCGCACAAAGCGATCATCGCGTGGGTTCTGGCGCGCGCCGAGGAAGATGCGGGCAAATCGATCGACTGGGAAGCGCTCATCGGCGGCACCATCGCCGAGTGCCTCCACCGCATCGTCCTCACCGACTTGAAACCGCCGATCTTTCACCGTTTGATGGCGGAAAAGGGGCAAGCGCTTACCGAATGGGCGCTCGAACGGCTGGCGCCCGCCGTCACCCCGGTCGCTGACGGCGCGCTCTTTACGGCGATTCGCACCCACCTCACCGCACCAGCGCCCACCCTCGAGCGCCGTATTCTCAAAGCGGCGCACTACTTAGCTACGCAGTGGGAGTTTCGCCTGATCTACCACACCGCCCCCTTCCTCTACGGCATCGAACAGACGAAAGCCGCGATCGAAGGGGAGATCGAAGCGCACTACGACCTCATCGGCGTACAAAAAATCGCGCTGGGAAAACGCCTCTTCGGTTTCGTCGACCTGGTCGGGCAGTTGCGTTTCCAACAGCGCTGGGCGCAGACGCCGCGGCTACCGAAAACCTCAGTGCTCGGGCATCTGCTGTTCGTCGCGATTTTGAGCTACTGCGGCGCACGGGAGCTGGGTGCGAAGAGTGTGCGACGCCGCTGCAATGCCTTTTACGGCGCGCTCTTTCACGACCTGCCGGAAGTGCTCACCCGCGATGTGATTTCGCCGATCAAACGCGAAGCGCCAGGCGTGGAAGCACTTCTCAAAGCGGAAGAACGGCGGTTGATGGCCGAAGTGCTTTTGCCGCTTCTCCCCGACAATTGGCATGCACAACTGCGCGCCTATACGGAAACGGAATTCGCCTGCCGGGTGCGCGAACACGGGGAATGGCGTATCCTCGCGGACGAAACGGTACCGGAAGCGCTCGACCGTGATGCCTGCGACCCGATCGACGGCCCGCTCATCAAAGCGATGGACGAACTCGCCGCGCTCACCGAAGCGGCGCAATCGCTCGCCCATGGCGTTCGGGCACCGGCGCTGGTGGAAGCGAACCTCCGCCTGCCTGAAAAGTATCACGGTAAACGCCTAGGGGCACTCGATCTCGGCGCCCTGTTCGCTGTGCTGCGGTTCGAAGGGTAGCGAAGGGAGATTGAATCGCTGAAGATCATCAAATTGGGGGAATGACCATGACAGCCGCTGTGGATGATCTCCAACGCCTAACAGTGAAAAACTTTGGGCCTATCGTCGAGGCCGATGTTGAATTCGGTGATTTGACGGTGCTGGTGGGACCACAGGCAACCGGGAAGAGCGTATTCCTACAACTGCTGAAACTGCTGGTGGATACCGCAATCATCCATCAAGAGTTCGCCCGCCACGAAATCGATTGGCGCAACAATCTGAACGATCTATTCGAAATCTACTTTGGCGAAGGCATGTCCAGAATTTTCAGCAAGGAAAGCCAGGTTTTCGTGGACGATAAGCCCTTGCCATTGGAAGGATTAGCCAAACCGCAATTATCATCCGCATCATCCGAACGCATATTCTACATTCCAGCGCAACGGGTACTCAGCATGCGGGATGGCGTGACCCATCCTTTCACTGATTACCGGGCGGGTGATCCTTTCTGCCTAAGGGAATTCAGCGAAAAGCTGCACGTTCTGGTCCAGGGGGAATTCGTTACGGGCAAATTTTTCCCCCAGACCAACCGCCTTAAAAAGTGTCTCCGCAATCTGGTGGAAGGTCAGATTTACGGCAACCTATCTCTCATCAAGGACTCTTCTGGCTATCAGAAACGTATCGTCCTGGAAACTCGAGAGAAAGCCCGCTTACCCTACTTGGTCTGGTCAGCAGGACAACGAGAATTCACTCCGTTGCTTTTGGGTTTCTATTGGTTGTTGCCACCATCCAAAACGCCTCGCCGCCAGGCCTTACGATGGGCCATCGTCGAAGAACCGGAAATGGGCCTCCATCCCAATGCCATTTCAGCCACCCTGGCAATCGTGTTGGAACTGCTGGCGCGAGGTTATCGAGTCTGCATCTCCACTCACTCTCCCCATGTGCTCGACGTGATCTGGGCATTGCGCTTTCTCATAGAACATGGCGGCAGGAGAGAGGATGTCAAAGATATGCTCGGTCTCAAAGGCAGTGGAGCAGATAAAATTGCCAATGCCGCGTTGCAAAAGAACTATCGGACCTACTTCTTTTCCCACCACCAACCCGTTATTGACATTTCCAGCCTGGATCCCGGCGCTGAAAAGCCAGAAATTTCCGGCTGGGGAGGGCTAACCGGCTTTTCGGGCCACGTGGGGGAAATTGTCGCTCGCGTTGCCCGGCGCTGGGAGGAACATGCCGCATGAGTCAGTTCTGTGAAGGGGTGGCAAAAGCACAGGGTCTGAATGCCAGCCATTGCCACCCCGGACTTCAGGCTTTGGGTTCCAACGCACACAAAATCCAAGTTGATGACACCCGCAAGCTCACCGGCAGCATCGATTTGGATTCAGCACTTGCAGTAAATTATCCAAACAGCCCCCGTTGGGATTATGGGGTCGGTTACGATCAACGCTGCCAAGAAGCAGCCTACTGGATTGAAGTGCATCCGGCGGACACTTCCAAAGTGAAGGAGGTCATCGACAAACTCCAGTGGCTCAAACAATTCCTAGCGCGCAATAAAGACCTTCGGCAACTGACCAAAAATGCGAACAACCCTTACCGTTGGGTCGCCTCTGGTCGGGTCAAAATACCGAAAAACAGCCCTCAGTTCCGCTTGCTCTGCCAACAAGGCCTTTCTTTTCCCCGGTCAAACGTTACGATCCCATGACTGATCGCCATGCATCTCTCATCAACACTTCGCTACTTCCCACGCCGCATTGGCCATCACCGCCTCTTCGTTGGTCGCCACCACCGCCACCGCGACGCGGCTTGCTGCCGCTTCGATGCGTCGATAGCCATCAGGTAGCCTTCCCACCGCCGCTGCATTCGCTGCGTCGTCGATCACCACGCCAAGCCACGCGGCGTATTGGGCGATGCGGGCACGCACGGGCGCTGCGTGTTCGCCGATCCCGCCGGTGAACACCAGCGCATCCAACCCTTGCAGCGCCGCAGCCAGCGACCCCAACTCTCGCGCGGCCCGGTAACAGAAGAGCTCGACCGCTTCACGCGCTTTCGGGTCGTCGCTTGCCAGGAGCGTGCGCATGTCGGAACTGAGTTCGGAAACGCCGAGCAACCCGGATTCGCTGTAGAGGATGTGTTCGATCGCGCTCGCGTCACGTTTTTCGTGTTGCAACAAATAAAGCACAACCCCCGCATCGATCGTCCCGCAGCGGGTACCCATCATCAAACCATCGAGCGCGGTGAACCCCATCGTCGAAGCGACGCTCTTGCCCCTGTAAAGCGCGCACATCGACGCACCGTTGCCCAGGTGGGCCACCACCACACGCCCCGCCGCGCGCTCCGGTCCCAGAACTTCCGGCAAGCGCCCGGCCACATAGGCGTAAGAGAGACCATGGAATCCGTAGCGTCGCACCCCCGCCTCCCAGTAACGGCGCGGCAAGGGCATCATCTGCGCCTGCCACGGCTGCGAGCGATGAAACGCGGTGTCGAAACAGGCCACCTGGAGCCAATCAGGGTGGCGGGCGCGCAACAACCGGATCGGCCGCAGATTGTGTGGCTGATGAAGCGGCGCCAGCGGAATCAACGCTTGGAGTTGCGTCAAGACCCCATCGTCGATCGCCACCGGCGCAGCGAACTCGTGCCCGCCATGCACCACGCGATGCGCAACGGCCGCCACCGTCACCCCGGCCAAATGT
This region includes:
- a CDS encoding RNA polymerase sigma factor FliA produces the protein MSVTLSPPRCGKKNASGSARARWLAQLDRAFFVGCRDAPDPKWWGMAGKTTRDVNQLVQHYAPMVKRMAMQLAARLPANIMLDDLIQYGMMGLLEAIERYEVQDDAQFETYAVARVRGAMLDALRGNDWVPRSVRQAMREVEAAIERLTHQLGRQPSDAEVADALGWSLEDYFATLSAAQGHAVLYYDDLIDEDQGRSGAAHFLERHLGDDSANPEALAERRELQSRIAHAITQLPEREQTVLALYYEHELNLKEIGAVLEVSESRVSQILSSAIARIRAQLLGQSAAAGKRRGRPRKQAAKDDPGASG
- the flhF gene encoding flagellar biosynthesis protein FlhF, translated to MNVKKFRAATAREALKLVKAELGEDAIVLANRSVPGGVEIIAMPASEIASSPPPAASVKQSSAPKPKTIRPFEPPRIVTADYAARQEDVAAAGEAARVKAGLEALQKRLGRDAGRSVAEPEPPSAAAVSPTVTQQIETLHEQNALLARELQQVRALIEQQLAGFAWNEAIRKAPGRARVLGEMLDAGFSPALARAICDKIEAHAEADAAREAAKARLGARLAVVGDDDELIAKGGVYAIVGPTGVGKTTTTAKIAARCVVQLGAARVAMITTDGFRIGAQEQLRIYGRILGVPVFAVRDAQDLRLTLQELATKHIVLIDTVGLSQRDKAVAQQIAMLSGGGVVKRLLCLNAASRGDTLDDVVRAFGGEGLAGAIITKTDEAVSLAAAVDVVVRHRLLVHYVANGQRVPEDLHLPNRAYLLDRAFRVNRGEEAPWRVAADDAALWLAHAASA
- the flhA gene encoding flagellar biosynthesis protein FlhA, giving the protein MNLAALDWRRFLTPTKLKLLAAPVFIFLVLTMMVLPLPPFFLDVMFTFNIAMSIVVLLVGMYVQRPLEFAAFPAVLLVTTLLRLSLNVASTRVVLLEGHTGPDAAGKVIESFGQFLVGGNTAIGVVVFVILVIINFAVVTKGAGRIAEVSARFTLDAMPGKQMAIDADLNAGLIDEAEARRRRREIQKEAEFYGAMDGASKFVRGDAVAGILITLINVLGGLAVGTIGHGMDFGRAIDTYVLLTIGDGLVAQIPSLMISIAAGMVVSRVAEEEQEEDVGGQLLGQLFSKPPVLMIAAAIVGLLGTIPGMPNLVFLLIAGGLGFLAWKRWQHEAAKAAAAARTAPPPPTEETVEATWNDVQPVDVLGLEVGYRLIPLVDPQQGGELIKRIRGLRKRFAQEVGFLPPTVHIRDNLELKPNVYRVIVKGVEIASAEVFPGQYLAINPGQVTGPLSGRETTDPAFGLPAMWIDAAQRERAYALGYTVVDAATVVATHLNQILVDHAAELLGREEVQALLDRFKQEAPKLVEDVVPSLVTVTLLHKVLQLLLEEGVVIRDLRTILETLAEHAPKTQDPYELTSRVREALGRAIVQSLVPGQQKVPVLVLDPGLERVLSQAVSGAAQGAIEPGLADTLLRRISEAAQRMEQSGKAPILLVPPQLRWLLARFLKRSVPMLRVLSHAEMPDNRGIEIVEMIGAA
- the flhB gene encoding flagellar biosynthesis protein FlhB, with product MAEESDLEKTEQPSARRIEQAREEGQIPQSRELASFLVLLVGVSVLMVTGSWMGERIARLVQAVWSFGTERAFEVTTLLALLPYVVKETLLALTPLFLFLLVAAVAGHVAVGGFLFVPKLLAPKWSRLNPMQGIKRVFSLNGLVELAKAVAKTVLVGVVAWWTLTSETDRVLALIRMPLEHAAAQFVDAIGWDALWLVGAIALIAAADVPYQLWSYTKNLRMTKEEVKREHKELEGDPQVKGRIRAVQREMARRRMMAEVPKATVVVTNPTHFAVALRYEPQKMAAPVVVAKGRGAVALKIRELAEAHAVPRVEAPALARSLYVHTEVGEAIPAGLYLAVAEVLAYVYQLDQWMARGGPKPELPPELEIPEPLYVPPPEEATEAFVRRS
- a CDS encoding DUF192 domain-containing protein, which encodes MVFGWGFAARARRAGWVVCFAVLGWLSGWSGTVIADPPLPRVTLRAGLYQITAELAATQRAREQGLMFRTVLPPNHGMLFRFPFPDRHCMWMKNTPLPLAVAFLDDAGRIVNIAEMAPHTLTPHCAAQPVRWALEMPGGWFRERGIVVGMRIHGLDAIDK
- a CDS encoding pseudouridine synthase, whose protein sequence is MVAKKIVPILIAVNKPYGVLSQFSGEPPEATLRAYVPVPNVYPAGRLDKESEGLLLLTDYGPWQARISDPRFKWPKTYWVQVEGEVSDAALAQLRHGVRLKDGVTLPAHAVRIVPPDLWPRVPPVRFRKSVPTSWIALTLREGRNRQVRRMTAAVGFPTLRLVRIAIGPYDLRNLRLQPGEWRIVKRGAVGSRL
- a CDS encoding HD domain-containing protein, with amino-acid sequence MIPAEFVTLLFSAASIERWNDHPRPMPFTELDKQAHKAIIAWVLARAEEDAGKSIDWEALIGGTIAECLHRIVLTDLKPPIFHRLMAEKGQALTEWALERLAPAVTPVADGALFTAIRTHLTAPAPTLERRILKAAHYLATQWEFRLIYHTAPFLYGIEQTKAAIEGEIEAHYDLIGVQKIALGKRLFGFVDLVGQLRFQQRWAQTPRLPKTSVLGHLLFVAILSYCGARELGAKSVRRRCNAFYGALFHDLPEVLTRDVISPIKREAPGVEALLKAEERRLMAEVLLPLLPDNWHAQLRAYTETEFACRVREHGEWRILADETVPEALDRDACDPIDGPLIKAMDELAALTEAAQSLAHGVRAPALVEANLRLPEKYHGKRLGALDLGALFAVLRFEG
- a CDS encoding AAA family ATPase; translation: MTAAVDDLQRLTVKNFGPIVEADVEFGDLTVLVGPQATGKSVFLQLLKLLVDTAIIHQEFARHEIDWRNNLNDLFEIYFGEGMSRIFSKESQVFVDDKPLPLEGLAKPQLSSASSERIFYIPAQRVLSMRDGVTHPFTDYRAGDPFCLREFSEKLHVLVQGEFVTGKFFPQTNRLKKCLRNLVEGQIYGNLSLIKDSSGYQKRIVLETREKARLPYLVWSAGQREFTPLLLGFYWLLPPSKTPRRQALRWAIVEEPEMGLHPNAISATLAIVLELLARGYRVCISTHSPHVLDVIWALRFLIEHGGRREDVKDMLGLKGSGADKIANAALQKNYRTYFFSHHQPVIDISSLDPGAEKPEISGWGGLTGFSGHVGEIVARVARRWEEHAA